A region from the Methylocella sp. genome encodes:
- a CDS encoding aa3-type cytochrome c oxidase subunit IV produces the protein MANDYAQSVDHPAMDYDEHERTYKLFLRLLKFSVIGVICILILLAVIAG, from the coding sequence ATGGCGAACGATTACGCGCAGTCTGTGGATCACCCCGCTATGGATTACGACGAGCACGAGCGGACCTATAAGCTTTTTCTTCGTCTGCTGAAGTTCTCCGTGATCGGCGTGATCTGCATTCTCATCCTTTTGGCCGTGATCGCCGGCTGA